One region of Pongo pygmaeus isolate AG05252 chromosome 21, NHGRI_mPonPyg2-v2.0_pri, whole genome shotgun sequence genomic DNA includes:
- the LOC129021525 gene encoding LOW QUALITY PROTEIN: uncharacterized protein C20orf203 (The sequence of the model RefSeq protein was modified relative to this genomic sequence to represent the inferred CDS: deleted 1 base in 1 codon; substituted 1 base at 1 genomic stop codon) — protein MFPRPVLNSRAQAILLPQPPNMLDHRQXPPRLASVPFTKTRMLSPATSVLAGLTAHLWDLGGGAGRRTSKAQRVHPQPSHQSQPPPPQHPGSYQERIWVGGEGGGEVGGPRLGKVGRRDREVGRGLRAPAGRGRAMGGKPRMGTFGDFGQALSSLAWPSTCFQDFCLPSLPGKLPAPLISKQQFLSNSSRSLFN, from the exons aTGTTTCCTAGGcctgtcttgaactcccgggctcaagcgattctcctgcctcagcctcccaacatgctggatCACAGGCAgtagccacctcgcctggccagtGTTCCCTTTACAAAAACTAGAATGCTGAGCCCA GCCACATCAGTCTTGGCTGGACTCACTGCCCACCTCTGGGACCTTGGTGGTGGGGCGGGAAGGAGGACCTCAAAGGCTCAGCGAGTCCACCCCCAGCCCAGCCACCAGAGCCAGCCTCCTCCTCCGCAACACCCAGGCTCTTATCAGGAAAGGATTTGGGTTGGTGGGGAG GGCGGGGGGGAAGTCGGAGGCCCCAGGCTCGGCAAGGTGGGTCGGAGAGatagggaagtggggagggggctgcgGGCCCCTGCTGGGCGGGGGAGAGCAATGGGAGGGAAGCCCAGAATGGGCACTTTCGGGGACTTTGGCCAAGCTCTGTCCTCACTGGCCTGGCCCTCAACATGTTTCCAGGACTTCTGCCTCCCATCCTTGCCAGGCAAGTTGCCTGCACCTTTAATTAGCAAGCAGCAGTTTCTCTCCAATTCATCACGGTCGCTGTTTAATTAG